One region of Micromonospora lupini genomic DNA includes:
- a CDS encoding helix-turn-helix domain-containing protein, whose protein sequence is MLPRDTIDTTVLPPGERFGMWLDLIARTSVPVRIHSGHSHNFAARADFIGLGPIELVQYEYPSLDVTRTRKLVRQSDRELYILALTTGGIGASSQDGRRSEILTGEFTFYDASRPHDVRHHATEPERDQATSIITMIPHSALPLPPQRMAALYGGRMSGSEGIGALLAQFLHRVTGHPEEYHAADAGRLGAVGLDLATTMLGRHLAAEDAVPTEVRRRALLTQVQSYVHRHLGDATLGPQAVADAHHISLRTLHRLFEAENSTVASYIRDLRLARCRRDLTDPTLRAQPVQVIAARWGFGDKAHFSRVFRAAYGMGPQACRDGDALAARAVNHLASRVNSSGTD, encoded by the coding sequence ATGCTGCCGAGAGACACCATCGACACCACGGTCCTGCCGCCGGGCGAACGGTTCGGCATGTGGCTGGACCTGATCGCGCGCACCTCGGTGCCGGTGCGGATCCACTCCGGGCACAGCCACAACTTCGCCGCCCGCGCCGACTTCATCGGGCTCGGGCCGATCGAACTGGTGCAGTACGAGTACCCGTCGCTGGACGTCACCCGGACCCGGAAGCTGGTCCGGCAGTCCGACCGGGAGTTGTACATCCTCGCCCTCACCACCGGCGGCATCGGCGCGTCCAGCCAGGACGGTCGCCGCAGCGAGATCCTGACCGGCGAGTTCACCTTCTACGACGCGTCCCGGCCGCACGACGTGCGCCACCACGCGACGGAGCCGGAACGGGACCAGGCCACCTCGATCATCACGATGATCCCGCACTCCGCGCTGCCGCTGCCACCACAGCGGATGGCCGCCCTCTACGGAGGCCGGATGTCCGGCAGCGAGGGCATCGGGGCGCTGCTGGCGCAGTTCCTGCACCGGGTGACCGGGCACCCCGAGGAGTATCACGCCGCCGACGCAGGCCGGCTCGGCGCGGTGGGGCTCGACCTGGCCACCACAATGCTCGGCCGGCACCTCGCCGCCGAGGACGCCGTGCCGACCGAGGTCCGCCGCCGGGCGCTGCTCACCCAGGTGCAGTCGTACGTCCACCGTCACCTGGGCGACGCGACGCTCGGCCCCCAGGCCGTCGCGGACGCCCACCACATCTCGCTGCGCACACTGCACCGCCTCTTCGAGGCCGAGAACTCCACCGTGGCGTCGTACATCCGAGACCTTCGGCTCGCCCGGTGCCGACGCGACCTGACCGACCCGACGCTGCGGGCCCAGCCCGTGCAGGTCATCGCGGCGCGGTGGGGATTCGGCGACAAGGCCCACTTCAGTCGGGTGTTCCGGGCGGCGTACGGAATGGGTCCGCAGGCGTGTCGCGACGGCGACGCGCTTGCGGCGCGGGCCGTCAACCACCTGGCGTCCAGAGTCAACTCGTCCGGGACAGACTGA
- a CDS encoding SDR family oxidoreductase, which translates to MTATRSGAGPTVLVTGGSSGLGAAVVAAVAASGGRPLVLDRQPPVDGVSWTECDLADTRAAEVATQHLAEQAGGLDAVVTAAGMDVPGRLLDVPGETWDRIVAVDLLATAAVIRAALPFLLTSGGRIVTVASTLGVKAVSDATAYCAAKFGVVGFTRALAAELAGQVGVTLLVPGGMRTAFFDERDPQYRPGPDAILNDPVDTAAAIMFALNQPPGCAVRELVVCAEQETSYP; encoded by the coding sequence ATGACCGCCACGAGGTCCGGCGCCGGGCCCACGGTCCTGGTGACCGGCGGCTCCAGCGGGCTCGGCGCGGCGGTGGTCGCGGCGGTGGCCGCCTCCGGTGGCCGCCCGCTCGTGCTGGACCGGCAGCCACCTGTCGACGGCGTGTCCTGGACCGAGTGCGACCTCGCCGACACCCGCGCCGCCGAGGTGGCCACCCAGCACCTCGCCGAGCAGGCCGGCGGCCTGGACGCGGTGGTCACGGCCGCCGGCATGGACGTGCCGGGTCGGCTCCTCGACGTGCCGGGGGAGACCTGGGACCGGATCGTCGCCGTGGACCTGCTGGCCACCGCGGCGGTGATCCGGGCCGCGCTGCCGTTCCTGCTGACCTCGGGGGGTCGCATCGTCACTGTCGCCTCCACTTTGGGCGTCAAGGCGGTCAGCGACGCCACTGCGTACTGCGCGGCGAAGTTCGGCGTGGTCGGGTTCACCCGCGCCCTGGCCGCCGAGCTTGCCGGCCAGGTCGGGGTCACCCTGCTCGTTCCCGGTGGGATGCGCACCGCGTTCTTCGACGAGCGCGACCCGCAGTACCGGCCGGGGCCGGACGCCATCCTCAACGACCCCGTCGACACGGCCGCTGCGATCATGTTCGCGCTCAACCAGCCGCCCGGCTGCGCGGTGCGCGAGCTGGTGGTCTGCGCCGAGCAGGAGACGTCGTACCCGTGA
- a CDS encoding TIGR03557 family F420-dependent LLM class oxidoreductase, producing MKIGYFLSSEEYTPAELLAQARGAEEAGFEALWISDHYHPWVDAQGQSPFVWSMIGALSQVCSLPVTTAVTCPTVRIHPAVIAQAAATSAVLHGGRFVLGVGTGEALNEHIFGDAWPQADVRLEMLEEAVEVLRELWGGGFVNHRGTHYTVENARIYTLPDTPPSIYVSGFGPKAIDLAARIGDGYVSTMPDGEMVRRFRENGGGDKPCQAGFKAAYAASEEEGARIAYERWPNAGVPGELSQVLPSPRHFEQAAELVTPEMVRDAFVCGNSADAHLEMIDKYAKAGFDEVYVANTGPHFAGLFDLYQRAVLPRLR from the coding sequence ATGAAGATCGGTTACTTTCTGTCCAGTGAGGAGTACACGCCTGCCGAGTTGCTGGCGCAGGCCCGCGGCGCCGAGGAGGCCGGCTTCGAGGCGCTGTGGATCTCCGACCACTATCACCCCTGGGTGGACGCGCAGGGGCAGAGCCCGTTCGTCTGGTCGATGATCGGCGCGCTCAGCCAGGTCTGCTCGCTGCCGGTGACCACGGCGGTGACCTGCCCGACGGTGCGGATCCACCCGGCCGTGATCGCCCAGGCGGCGGCGACGAGCGCGGTGCTGCACGGCGGCCGGTTCGTGCTCGGCGTCGGCACCGGCGAGGCGCTCAACGAGCACATCTTCGGCGACGCCTGGCCGCAGGCCGACGTGCGGCTGGAGATGCTTGAGGAGGCCGTCGAGGTGCTGCGGGAGCTGTGGGGCGGCGGCTTCGTCAACCACCGCGGCACGCACTACACGGTGGAGAACGCCCGCATCTACACGCTGCCCGACACGCCGCCGTCGATCTACGTCTCCGGTTTCGGCCCGAAGGCGATCGACCTGGCCGCGCGCATCGGCGACGGCTACGTGAGCACCATGCCCGACGGCGAGATGGTCCGGCGCTTCCGGGAGAACGGCGGCGGCGACAAGCCGTGCCAGGCCGGCTTCAAGGCGGCGTACGCGGCCAGCGAGGAGGAGGGCGCGCGGATCGCGTACGAGCGCTGGCCCAACGCCGGGGTGCCGGGTGAGCTGTCCCAGGTGCTGCCCTCGCCGCGCCACTTCGAGCAGGCCGCCGAGCTGGTCACGCCGGAGATGGTGCGGGACGCGTTCGTCTGCGGCAACAGCGCCGACGCGCACCTGGAGATGATCGACAAGTACGCCAAGGCCGGCTTCGACGAGGTGTACGTGGCCAACACCGGCCCGCACTTCGCGGGCCTGTTCGACCTCTACCAGCGCGCGGTGCTCCCCCGTCTGCGCTGA
- a CDS encoding DNA topoisomerase IB, translating into MRLRRSDPGRPGYGRRRRGRGWTFVDPSGAAVRDPATLARLRELVIPPAWQNVWIAPHRNGHIQATGIDAAGRKQYVYHPVWREKQDAAKFDHMLEVARRLPALRERVGQDLGGRGLGRDRVLATVARLLDMGMFRVGSDQYAAGDDPTFGVSTLRPEHARRRGGCVVFEFPAKGGIEQVRRIEDPELCEVLVNLRRRRRRADRLFGYWDGRDWRDVRSDEVNGYLREASGGEMTAKDFRTWHATVLAAAELAVADPARSVTARRRAVAAVMRAVADLLGNTPTVARTSYVDPRVVDLYHDDVVAPLDPGAPREEVERIVLELLERA; encoded by the coding sequence GTGCGGTTGCGGCGTAGCGACCCGGGTCGGCCCGGTTACGGGCGACGCCGGCGCGGTAGGGGCTGGACCTTCGTCGATCCGAGCGGTGCCGCCGTACGGGATCCCGCGACCCTGGCGCGGCTGCGGGAGCTGGTGATCCCCCCGGCCTGGCAGAACGTGTGGATCGCGCCGCACCGGAACGGGCACATCCAGGCGACAGGCATCGACGCGGCCGGCCGCAAGCAGTACGTCTACCACCCGGTGTGGCGGGAGAAGCAGGACGCGGCCAAGTTCGACCACATGCTTGAGGTGGCCCGGCGGCTGCCGGCGCTGCGGGAACGGGTGGGGCAGGACCTGGGCGGGCGTGGGCTGGGTCGGGACCGGGTGCTGGCCACCGTGGCCCGCCTGCTCGACATGGGGATGTTCCGGGTCGGCAGCGACCAGTACGCGGCCGGCGACGACCCGACGTTCGGGGTGTCCACCCTGCGCCCCGAGCACGCCCGCAGGCGCGGCGGTTGCGTGGTCTTCGAGTTCCCGGCCAAGGGCGGCATCGAGCAGGTGCGTCGGATCGAGGACCCGGAGCTGTGCGAGGTGCTTGTCAACCTGCGGCGGCGTCGCCGTCGGGCGGACCGGCTGTTCGGCTACTGGGACGGCCGGGACTGGCGCGACGTGCGCAGCGACGAGGTCAACGGCTACCTGCGCGAGGCCAGTGGCGGCGAGATGACCGCCAAGGACTTCCGCACCTGGCACGCCACGGTGCTGGCCGCCGCCGAGTTGGCCGTGGCCGACCCGGCCCGCTCGGTCACCGCCCGGCGCAGGGCGGTGGCGGCGGTGATGCGGGCGGTGGCCGACCTGCTGGGCAACACCCCCACGGTCGCGCGGACGTCCTACGTGGATCCCCGGGTCGTCGACCTTTACCACGACGACGTGGTGGCGCCGCTCGACCCGGGCGCCCCACGCGAGGAGGTCGAACGGATCGTGTTGGAGTTGCTGGAGAGGGCCTGA
- a CDS encoding glycoside hydrolase family 3 protein encodes MTAPAGHLPALAAAVLQPGFVGTTPPPWVCRWLGEGLGSVVLFARNVVDTAQVAALTATLRAERPDVIVAIDEEAGDVTRIESARGSSRPGNFALGAVDDPALTEAVARDLGVELAAAGVTLDYAPDADVNSNPANPVIGVRSFGADPALVARHTAAWIRGLQRGGVAACAKHFPGHGDTRVDSHHDLPRITADRARLDSCELAPFRAAVAAGVQAVMTGHLLVPALDDQLPATLSQRILGGLLRDEMGFSGVVVTDAVEMRAVADRYGFAGAAVRALAAGADAICVGGERADEGAARELRDAIVAAVVSGALPEERLAEAAKRVGQLAAWTVAARAGRPDAAPGAADVGLVAARRAVRVTTGPDAPRALPLTRAAYVVEFEPPRNIAIGAETPWGIGEPLGELLPGTTTIRHAERDVPADPGAGAGDRPLVLVVRDLHRHEWMRAAVRRALDARPDAVVVELGVPELVTGSVHLATHGATRASGQAAAEVLTGRAG; translated from the coding sequence GTGACCGCGCCCGCCGGGCACCTTCCGGCACTGGCCGCCGCCGTCCTGCAACCCGGGTTCGTCGGCACCACGCCGCCACCCTGGGTGTGCCGCTGGCTCGGCGAGGGGCTCGGCTCGGTGGTGCTCTTCGCCCGCAACGTCGTCGACACCGCCCAGGTGGCGGCGTTGACCGCCACACTGCGCGCCGAGCGGCCGGACGTCATCGTGGCGATCGACGAGGAGGCCGGCGACGTCACCCGCATCGAGTCCGCCCGGGGCAGTTCCCGGCCGGGCAACTTCGCACTCGGCGCGGTCGACGACCCGGCGCTTACCGAGGCGGTCGCCCGCGACCTCGGCGTCGAACTGGCGGCGGCCGGGGTCACCCTCGACTACGCGCCGGACGCCGACGTCAACTCCAACCCGGCCAACCCGGTGATCGGCGTCCGCTCGTTCGGGGCCGACCCGGCGCTCGTCGCGCGGCACACCGCCGCCTGGATCCGTGGCCTGCAGCGCGGCGGCGTGGCCGCCTGCGCCAAGCACTTCCCCGGGCACGGTGACACCCGCGTCGACTCCCACCACGACCTGCCCCGGATCACCGCCGACCGGGCCCGCCTGGACTCCTGCGAGCTGGCGCCGTTCCGCGCCGCCGTGGCGGCAGGCGTGCAGGCGGTGATGACCGGTCACCTGCTGGTGCCCGCGCTCGACGACCAACTGCCGGCCACGCTGAGCCAGCGCATCCTGGGCGGGCTGCTCCGCGACGAGATGGGCTTCTCAGGAGTGGTGGTGACCGACGCGGTGGAGATGCGCGCGGTCGCCGACCGGTACGGCTTCGCCGGCGCGGCGGTGCGGGCGCTCGCCGCCGGGGCCGACGCGATCTGCGTCGGTGGTGAGCGGGCCGACGAAGGGGCGGCCCGGGAGCTGCGTGACGCCATCGTGGCCGCAGTCGTCTCCGGAGCGCTGCCCGAGGAACGCCTCGCCGAGGCCGCCAAGCGCGTCGGTCAGCTCGCCGCCTGGACGGTGGCCGCCCGCGCCGGCCGCCCGGACGCCGCCCCCGGGGCCGCCGACGTCGGGCTGGTCGCCGCCCGCCGCGCCGTACGGGTCACCACCGGCCCGGACGCGCCCCGCGCGCTGCCGCTGACCCGCGCCGCGTACGTCGTCGAGTTCGAGCCGCCGCGCAACATCGCCATCGGCGCGGAGACCCCGTGGGGCATCGGGGAGCCGCTGGGCGAGCTGCTACCGGGCACGACGACAATCCGGCACGCCGAGCGCGACGTGCCCGCCGACCCGGGCGCCGGGGCCGGGGACCGCCCCCTCGTCCTGGTGGTCCGTGACCTGCACCGGCACGAGTGGATGCGCGCGGCGGTCCGGCGGGCGCTCGACGCCCGGCCCGACGCCGTCGTGGTCGAGCTGGGCGTGCCCGAGCTGGTCACCGGGTCGGTGCACCTGGCCACCCACGGCGCCACCCGGGCCAGTGGCCAGGCCGCCGCCGAGGTGCTCACCGGCCGGGCCGGCTGA
- a CDS encoding RecQ family ATP-dependent DNA helicase, with protein sequence MKLSTHSMTLRRAARSLFGWKALRPNQLAAMRAVMKRRDALVVLPTGAGKSAIYQIPASLIPGPTVVISPLLALQQDQIAALNERQRPELRAVRISSNESATQQAEAIAEIQSGRAEFLFITPEQLSNPDRMAEVAALKPALVAIDEAHCISAWGHDFRPDYLALGHLIEGIGRPPVVALTATASPPVRDDIIARLRLRDPEVVVSGLDRPNLFLEVAHCPTEDYRWRRLIALLRDDERPGIIYVPTRRSAEELAARLTGAGFPAQFYHGGMPTGARNELHEAFLADQVPIMVATSAFGMGIDKPNIAWVVHMALPDSPDSYFQEIGRAGRDGQPARVLLLWRAEDVGLQRFFSGGLPDADELRDLAALLRRKPATKTELRETTGLGPRKLGQYLSLLEQVGAAEPRARQRIGAPRYSPTPTDAAAAALAEAERQQTVTRSRTDMMRAFAETNACRGQTLLAYFGEQMTEVCAHCDNCHRGTSVADQGAVGPFPVHSQVRHAEWGNGLVLSYEDDKMTVLFDEVGYKTLSVRVVSEQGLLTLD encoded by the coding sequence ATGAAACTGTCCACGCACTCGATGACGTTGCGCCGCGCGGCGCGGAGCCTCTTCGGCTGGAAGGCGCTGCGGCCCAACCAGCTCGCCGCCATGCGCGCGGTGATGAAGCGACGTGACGCCCTGGTGGTGTTGCCCACCGGCGCCGGCAAGTCGGCGATCTACCAGATCCCGGCCAGCCTGATCCCCGGCCCGACCGTGGTGATCTCCCCGCTGCTGGCCCTCCAGCAGGACCAGATCGCGGCGCTCAACGAGCGCCAGCGTCCGGAGCTGCGGGCGGTGCGGATCAGCTCGAACGAGTCTGCCACGCAGCAGGCGGAGGCGATCGCCGAGATTCAGTCGGGCCGGGCGGAGTTCCTGTTCATCACGCCTGAGCAGTTGAGCAACCCCGATCGGATGGCCGAGGTCGCCGCGCTGAAGCCGGCGCTGGTGGCGATCGACGAGGCGCACTGCATCTCCGCCTGGGGGCACGACTTCCGGCCGGACTACCTGGCGCTTGGTCACCTCATCGAGGGCATCGGCCGGCCGCCGGTGGTCGCGCTGACCGCCACCGCCTCCCCGCCGGTACGCGACGACATCATCGCCCGGCTGCGGCTGCGCGACCCCGAGGTGGTGGTCTCCGGGCTGGACCGGCCCAACCTGTTCCTCGAGGTGGCGCACTGCCCCACCGAGGACTACCGGTGGCGGCGGCTGATCGCGTTGCTGCGCGACGACGAACGGCCGGGGATCATCTACGTGCCGACCCGCCGCTCCGCCGAGGAGCTGGCCGCCCGGTTGACAGGCGCGGGCTTCCCGGCGCAGTTCTACCACGGTGGGATGCCCACCGGCGCGCGCAACGAACTGCACGAGGCGTTCCTCGCCGACCAGGTGCCGATCATGGTGGCCACCTCGGCGTTCGGGATGGGCATCGACAAGCCGAACATCGCCTGGGTGGTGCACATGGCGCTGCCCGACTCGCCGGACAGCTACTTCCAGGAGATCGGCCGGGCCGGCCGCGACGGGCAGCCGGCCCGGGTGCTGCTGCTCTGGCGTGCCGAGGACGTGGGCCTGCAACGGTTCTTCAGCGGCGGCCTGCCGGACGCCGACGAGCTGCGTGACCTGGCCGCGCTGCTGCGCCGCAAGCCGGCCACCAAGACCGAGCTGCGTGAGACCACCGGCCTCGGCCCGCGCAAGCTGGGCCAGTACCTCTCGCTGCTGGAGCAGGTCGGCGCCGCCGAGCCGCGCGCCCGGCAGCGCATCGGCGCGCCCCGCTACTCGCCCACCCCGACCGACGCGGCCGCCGCCGCGCTTGCCGAGGCGGAACGCCAGCAGACGGTGACCCGTTCCCGCACCGACATGATGCGGGCCTTCGCCGAGACCAACGCCTGTCGCGGGCAGACGCTGCTTGCCTACTTCGGCGAGCAGATGACCGAGGTCTGCGCGCACTGCGACAACTGCCACCGGGGCACCAGCGTTGCCGACCAGGGCGCGGTCGGGCCGTTCCCGGTGCACAGCCAGGTACGCCACGCGGAGTGGGGCAACGGCCTGGTGCTCTCCTACGAGGACGACAAGATGACGGTTCTCTTCGATGAGGTCGGGTACAAGACGCTGTCGGTGCGCGTGGTGTCCGAGCAGGGTCTGCTGACCCTGGACTAG
- a CDS encoding TetR/AcrR family transcriptional regulator yields the protein MAAKTDDSGPVLPPAIESAWGLRDRPPKGPRPGMSVPTIVDAAVRVADADGLAAVSMSRVAKELGAATMALYRYVGSKDELLMLMVDTGYGPSPGPPPPQDDWRAGLTRWAWAEHEVLRQRSWLLHVPISGPPITPQQLGWMEDGLRCLDGTTLAEGEKMSVLLLITGYVRNEATLTSQIAEGSRAAGVEPGEMMPAYGRLVARLIDSARFPALHRVLSAGVLNQDDDPDDEFTFGLDRILDGVEALIRRRAG from the coding sequence GTGGCGGCGAAGACAGACGACAGCGGGCCGGTACTCCCGCCGGCGATCGAGAGCGCGTGGGGGCTGCGGGACCGACCACCCAAGGGCCCCCGGCCGGGCATGAGCGTGCCCACCATCGTGGACGCCGCCGTACGCGTGGCCGACGCCGACGGCCTGGCGGCCGTCTCGATGAGTCGGGTGGCCAAGGAGCTGGGCGCCGCCACCATGGCCCTCTACCGGTACGTCGGATCGAAGGACGAGCTGCTCATGCTCATGGTGGACACCGGTTACGGCCCCTCCCCCGGGCCGCCTCCGCCCCAGGACGACTGGCGTGCCGGCCTCACCCGCTGGGCCTGGGCCGAGCACGAGGTTCTCCGGCAACGGTCCTGGCTGCTGCACGTGCCGATCAGCGGCCCACCGATCACCCCGCAGCAGCTCGGCTGGATGGAGGACGGGCTGCGCTGCCTCGACGGCACCACCCTCGCCGAGGGCGAGAAGATGTCGGTGCTCCTGCTGATCACCGGGTACGTCCGCAACGAGGCCACCCTCACGTCGCAGATCGCCGAGGGCAGCCGGGCGGCCGGCGTCGAGCCCGGCGAGATGATGCCGGCGTACGGTCGGCTGGTGGCCCGGCTCATCGACAGTGCCCGCTTCCCCGCGCTGCACCGCGTGCTGAGCGCCGGTGTGCTCAACCAGGACGACGACCCCGACGACGAGTTCACCTTCGGCCTGGACCGGATCCTCGACGGCGTCGAGGCGCTGATCCGACGCCGGGCGGGCTGA
- a CDS encoding MFS transporter, translating to MTTPTTQAPRAGRREWIGFAVLMLPLLLVSMDVSVLYFAVPFISEELRPSATQQLWIFDIYGFVLAGLLITMGALGDRIGRRRLLLLGATAFGAASLLAAYADSAATLIAARAVLGVGGATLMPSTLALVRNMFHDAKQRGAAIGIWTATLTGGIAIGPVLSGVLLEHFWWGSIFLINIPAMLLLLLLAPVLVPEFRNAVRGRFDLLSAALSLGALLPVIYGIKEMARDGVSPVRVLAVVAGLLVGALFLHRQRTRAYPMVDLALFRHHGFAGALAVNLLAMFAMVGFAIFTTQHLQLVLGLSPLRAALWSLVPSLAVGGVAPAAAALAQRVERAYLIGAGFAVAVAGFAVLTRVTPETPLGLLLLGASVYAGGLVMVMSLVTELVLGAAPAEQAGVASALTESSSELGGALGMAILGSVGAAIYRREVLDELPAGLPDQARGAAGETLGGALAVTRGLPAEVGDAVLHAARFAFTDGLHLAAIAAMVAMVLGAVTALVTLRGVRPADPVALAAEPTGPVGQSLSDASSVSR from the coding sequence ATGACTACCCCCACCACACAGGCACCCCGCGCGGGCCGGCGGGAATGGATCGGGTTCGCGGTGCTGATGCTGCCGCTGCTCCTGGTCTCGATGGACGTGTCGGTGCTCTACTTCGCCGTCCCGTTCATCAGCGAGGAGCTGCGGCCCAGCGCCACCCAGCAGCTCTGGATCTTCGACATCTACGGCTTCGTGCTCGCCGGGCTGCTCATCACCATGGGCGCCCTCGGCGACCGGATCGGCAGGCGTCGGCTCCTGCTGCTGGGCGCCACCGCGTTCGGCGCCGCGTCCCTACTCGCCGCGTACGCCGACAGCGCCGCGACGCTTATCGCCGCCCGCGCCGTGCTCGGCGTCGGCGGGGCCACCCTGATGCCGTCCACCCTCGCCCTGGTGCGCAACATGTTCCACGACGCCAAGCAGCGGGGCGCCGCGATCGGCATCTGGACCGCCACGCTCACCGGTGGCATCGCCATCGGCCCCGTGCTCAGCGGCGTTCTGCTCGAACACTTCTGGTGGGGCTCCATCTTCCTGATCAACATCCCGGCGATGCTGTTGCTGCTCCTGCTCGCCCCGGTCCTGGTGCCCGAGTTCCGCAACGCCGTGCGCGGGCGGTTCGACCTGCTCAGCGCGGCGCTGTCGCTCGGCGCGCTGCTGCCGGTGATCTACGGCATCAAGGAGATGGCCCGCGACGGCGTCAGCCCGGTCCGGGTGCTGGCCGTCGTCGCCGGCCTGCTCGTCGGGGCGCTCTTCCTGCACCGGCAGCGGACCCGGGCGTACCCGATGGTCGACCTGGCACTCTTTCGCCACCACGGCTTCGCCGGGGCGCTCGCGGTCAACCTGCTGGCGATGTTCGCCATGGTCGGGTTCGCCATCTTCACCACCCAGCACCTGCAACTGGTGCTCGGCCTGAGCCCGCTGCGGGCGGCGCTGTGGAGCCTCGTGCCGTCCCTCGCGGTGGGCGGCGTCGCCCCGGCAGCCGCCGCGCTCGCCCAGCGTGTCGAGCGGGCGTACCTGATCGGCGCCGGCTTCGCGGTCGCCGTTGCCGGCTTCGCGGTGCTGACCCGGGTCACGCCCGAGACGCCGCTCGGGCTGCTGCTGCTCGGCGCCAGCGTGTACGCGGGCGGTCTGGTGATGGTGATGTCGCTCGTCACCGAGCTGGTCCTCGGTGCGGCGCCGGCGGAGCAGGCGGGTGTCGCCTCCGCGCTCACCGAGTCGAGCAGTGAGCTGGGCGGCGCGCTGGGAATGGCAATCCTGGGAAGCGTGGGCGCCGCGATCTACCGCCGCGAGGTCCTCGACGAACTGCCGGCCGGGCTGCCGGACCAGGCCCGCGGCGCGGCCGGTGAGACGCTCGGCGGCGCCCTGGCCGTGACCCGGGGGCTGCCGGCGGAGGTGGGTGACGCGGTGCTGCACGCCGCCCGGTTCGCCTTCACCGACGGACTCCACCTCGCCGCGATCGCGGCCATGGTGGCGATGGTCCTGGGCGCGGTGACCGCGCTGGTGACGCTGCGCGGCGTCCGGCCGGCCGACCCGGTGGCGCTCGCCGCCGAGCCGACCGGTCCGGTCGGTCAGTCGCTGTCGGACGCGTCGTCGGTCAGTCGGTGA
- a CDS encoding glycosyltransferase family 9 protein, giving the protein MILVLRALGVGDLVTAVPALRALRAAYPGRELALAAPAGLAPLVDLVGGVDRLVDTAGLDGPSWPGPVPEVAVNLHGRGPQSHRLLAAARPRRLVAFANADAGFGDGPLWVDDEHEVDRWCRLLSWYDIPSDRGDLGLRRPGSTGRPAGATVLHPGSKVPAKRWPAERFAALARALDERGHRVLVTGSADEHALAARVADAAGLSPDAVLAGRTDLDALAALVADARLVVSGDTGVAHLATAYGTPSVVLFGPVPPAAWGPPSDRPRHRALWVGAGDWRQWDGVGSHPTLIALRLDEVLTAVDEVERAARVSGAVAA; this is encoded by the coding sequence GTGATCCTCGTGCTGCGCGCCCTCGGCGTCGGCGACCTGGTCACCGCGGTGCCCGCCCTGCGGGCGCTGCGGGCCGCGTACCCCGGTAGGGAGCTGGCGCTCGCCGCGCCCGCCGGCCTGGCCCCGCTCGTCGACCTGGTGGGTGGCGTCGACCGGTTGGTGGACACCGCCGGCCTGGACGGGCCGTCCTGGCCCGGCCCCGTCCCGGAGGTCGCGGTGAACCTGCACGGGCGCGGCCCGCAGTCGCACCGGCTGCTGGCCGCCGCACGCCCGCGGCGCCTGGTCGCCTTCGCGAACGCCGACGCCGGGTTCGGCGACGGGCCGCTGTGGGTCGACGACGAGCACGAGGTGGACCGCTGGTGCCGGCTGCTGTCCTGGTACGACATCCCGTCCGACCGCGGCGACCTCGGCCTGCGCCGACCGGGCTCGACGGGCCGGCCGGCCGGCGCCACAGTGCTGCACCCGGGCAGCAAGGTGCCCGCCAAGCGGTGGCCCGCCGAACGGTTCGCCGCGCTGGCCCGGGCGCTCGACGAACGGGGGCACCGGGTGCTGGTCACCGGGTCGGCGGACGAACACGCGCTGGCCGCCCGGGTCGCCGACGCCGCCGGCCTGTCGCCGGACGCCGTGCTGGCCGGCCGGACCGACCTCGACGCGCTTGCCGCGCTGGTCGCCGATGCCCGGCTGGTGGTCAGCGGGGACACCGGTGTGGCCCACCTGGCCACCGCGTACGGGACCCCGTCGGTGGTGCTCTTCGGGCCGGTGCCTCCGGCGGCGTGGGGGCCGCCGTCGGACCGGCCCCGACACCGGGCGCTCTGGGTCGGTGCGGGGGATTGGCGCCAGTGGGACGGGGTAGGAAGCCACCCGACATTGATTGCCCTGCGCCTCGACGAGGTGCTGACCGCCGTGGACGAGGTGGAGAGGGCGGCGCGGGTGTCCGGTGCGGTTGCGGCGTAG